The genomic DNA GGGGCCTGGGCAGGCCCGCGGATTAACCAGCCGCACGGGGTGAAAAAGCGTTTGCGGCGACAATGCCGGTCCTTTTTGTTTTTTCACCCCCTGTTTTCGTTCGGTTTTTCCATGTCCAGTATCCAGGTTCGTCCCGCCACACTTCGCGATGCCAAAGCCATTGCCCAGATCCATACCGTTTCCGCCCAAGAGGCTTACAAAGGTCTGGTGCCAGACGAGCAGTTGAAATCCATGTCGGTCGAAAAGCGCCAAGCCTACTGGCGCGAGGCCATCGAGTATTGCGAGCCGCAGGTGCAGGTCGCCATCGATGGCGAAAAAATCGTCGGCTTCGTCGGCTACGACCGCTCGCGCGATGAAAAATCCCGCCCCACCACCGGTGAAATCTGGGCCATCTACGCCGCGCCCACCCATTGGAACCAGGGCGTAGGCCTGGCCCTGTGGGACGCCGCCCGCGACGGCCTGCACGAAGAAGGCTGCACCAACGTGACCGCGTGGGTGCCCTTGCGCAACGAGCGCGCCATCCGCTTCCACGAAATGGCCGGCTTCAAGCGCGAACTCTCCACCGCCAAGACGGCCGTGGTGGGTGGCGTGAAGATTGAAGAAGTGCGCCTCAAGCGCCCCATCAACTAAGGCCATCCCATGATCTCCTGGAGCGACTCGGGCCAAGCCCACGAAGCCCGCTGGCGCTCCGAAAGCGGGGCCACTGCGCCGCGCCGCGTGGTGGTGGCCGACGACACGCTGTCTGCCGACACGGCCTACCGGCTCGCCTGCGCAGGCACCGGCCTGCTGTGGCAGGGCGACTTTCAAAACGCCCGCATGCTGCTGCAGGCCCTCATGCGGCGGGTGGACCGCAAGC from Acidovorax sp. T1 includes the following:
- a CDS encoding GNAT family N-acetyltransferase — its product is MSSIQVRPATLRDAKAIAQIHTVSAQEAYKGLVPDEQLKSMSVEKRQAYWREAIEYCEPQVQVAIDGEKIVGFVGYDRSRDEKSRPTTGEIWAIYAAPTHWNQGVGLALWDAARDGLHEEGCTNVTAWVPLRNERAIRFHEMAGFKRELSTAKTAVVGGVKIEEVRLKRPIN